The following DNA comes from Sphingobacteriales bacterium.
TCAAGCGACCTACAAAATTGCAAATTTTCACCGTGTTTTCCTATAAATTTTTCTGATAATTTTATATAACGGTTTAGGGCTTGGCGAAGGTGGCGATTTTCACCACAAATGTTGATGCGATGAACAAATGTTTGATTAACCACAAATGTGTCTGCGGAGCACTGAACCGCCACTTTTGCCAAACCCGTGTTATAAGCCGTTTTTGTTACATTCTTCTAATTCTGTTTTGCATTATTCAATAGTCTTTGATACTTTATCCATTGTGTTCCTAATACAATAGCTAAGATGCCTAAAATAATTGCTACGGGTTTATTGTCAGCCCATAACCAAGTAATTTGGTCACCTTTGAACGTAAATGCAGCAACAAAAGTCCACACATTATTGTTGTGGACATAAACAGATTTCTTTTTTCATTTTCTCTTTATTTAAATTGTGAGCTGCAAAATTAGTCTGTTCGTTGCTGTCCGTCAAGGTTGATAGGGGTTGATAGAGGGTTGAAAAAAGGTTGATTTGTTGAATAATTGTCGGCATAAAGGGTTTTAGTCTCAGATTTTCAACTTTTTAATCTGTTGTCGTGATGTTATTCCGAGTATTTTATAAATCTTATTTATGTGTGTTTTAAGAGTGCTTAACTCAATACATAATTCATCCATTATCTCCTTGTTTGATTTTCCAGTTACTATCAAATCAAAAACCTGTTTTTGT
Coding sequences within:
- a CDS encoding helix-turn-helix transcriptional regulator, with the protein product MDKIEKVKTDNLIKLIKTEIIANRTNTENQLDKLSAKQKQVFDLIVTGKSNKEIMDELCIELSTLKTHINKIYKILGITSRQQIKKLKI